The DNA region TGCCATAGGGAACAGTTTACCGCCGTCTGCTCCATTTGGGGAGATATTTTGTCAATTTTGTTTACTTTAAGTTTGCAATAGCGCTTTCTGGTTTGCTGAGCGTGAGTTCTGTGTATAATCTCCCTGTAGGGCATTGAGTAGTAGCGTCTCCGCCTGAGGCGTAAAGGATGGGGTTCTCATGAGTTTCTCACGTTTCTCGACAGCACGCGGCACGCTGGTCGCACTCACGCTTCTAGGGCTGGCCGCGCTCCCGCAGACAGCACGGGCACAGTCGCTCACGACACTGTTTGCCAGCAACAATGGCAACAACTTTGGGGGAGGGGTGTTCTTCGACCTGAATGCCAACAAGGCGGTGACGATCAGCCGTCTCGATCTCAATGTCGATACGGTAAATGCAGGCGCACTGGTGGCTGTGGGGGCCACCGTGAACATTGAGGTCTGGACACGCACGGGAACCGTGGTGGGCGCTGAGACCAGCAGCGCGGGCTGGACCCAGATTGCCACCGGTACGGGGAAGGCGGCGGCGACCAACTCTCCCACACCGATAACCCTTACCTCTCTCACGAGCCTGCTCATCGGGCCGGGCGTGACAGGAGTTGCCATTCGTAACGTGGACTTTTCGCAACAATACACCAATGGCACCGGAGCCAACGAGACCTACTCCAACGCCGACATGACCGTCACGGGGCGCTCCGCCACCGCAAGTACATTTCTTACCGCTGGCACGGTCCGCACGCCGCGTGTCTGGAATGGCACCATTGCCTACACCCTGGGCACAGCGCCCGAGCCCGGCACGCTGGCTCTGGTCGCCCTTGGTATGGTCGGTGGACTGGTGACGCGGCGTCGGCGCAAGTAGACACACCCGCACCGCTTACAGACGCCTCGGCAAGTGCCGGGGCGTCTTTGTTTGTGGATTCTTACATTGCGCTCTAAAGGAAAACAGTGTTACTTAGCTATATTGCCTAAGCACTAGGCTAGGAACCACTCCGAGAAGGACATTGACTACATGGGTTTGCCTCTCTTTTCGACCACGCGTGGCACGCTTGCCGCACTCGCACTTTTAGCACTCGCTGCGCTTCCGCAGTCCGTACAGGCACAGACGACAACACAGGCCTTTAGCTTCACGGGAGCGAATCAATCGTTCGTGGTTCCCGCGGGCGTGACCAGCCTGACGGTCAAGCTCTGGGGCGCTGGCGGCGGTCGTGGTGGCTCTGCTGCCTTCGTCACGGGCTTGCTCTCCGTTACCCCGAGCGACACTCTCACCCTTATTGTCGGGGGGGGGGGGAGCAACAGCTGTTACCGGTGGCTTCGGGGGCGGCGGCACTGGTACACCTGGCTTCGGTGGTGGTGGTGGTCGCTCTGCGATTCGGCTCGGAAGCACGGAGCTTGTTACGGCAGGCGGTGGCGGCGGAGATACTCTTGGCGGTGGGGGCGGTCTCGCCACAGGGGGGAGCGGCAGCGGCGGTGGCGGCGGCACGCAGTCTGCCGGTGGTGCAGCCGGTGGTGGCACTTCTACGGCAGGCAGCCAGTTCCAGGGAGGCAATGGTGGTAGTCTAGGTGGTGGTGGTGGTGGCTACTTTGGTGGCGGTGGCGGTGGCCTGAATAGGTCCGGTGGTGGTGGCTCGTCGTTTCTGAATAACCTGACTGCCTCGGGAGCCAGTCAGGCGGGAGCCAATGGCACGCTCAGTAGCGTTGCCCCCGGCGGCATAAGTGACCCCGACTATGTGGCGGGCGTTGGCTGGGGTAATGCTGGTTCCGCGGGTGGCGACGGTCGCATCGTGCTGATCTACACGCTTGCCGGGACCTCCGCCCCGGAGCCCGGCACGCTGGCTTTGCTTGCGCTGGGTATCGTCGGTGGGGCTTTGGCGCAGCGACGGCGCAAGTAGCGTCCTTTCCAACCGTCTTTTAGGCGGCCTCCTGCCCCCCACGCGTCTGGGGCAGGAGGCCTTTTCGTTGACGCAAATCGCCATCCTGGTATATATTACGGCGACTAAGTAATAGTAGCAGTGCCGACGTATGCTGGTGTGTGGCTCTGCTGACCAAGGATCTCTCGATGACGCTCTCTCGCTCTCTTCGCCCTGCTGCCCGGCTTCGCTGCCTCGCTCTCTTAGGACTGGCCCTTCTTCCCCACACCGCACACGCCCAGACCTTTATCTCCAACGACATCAACCAGAACCTCGCGACCAGTGGCTCGGGCAACAACCTCAACGACAACCAGACCAAGGCCTACGGTTTCACCACGGCGGCGCTCTCTAACTTTCAGTTTACGTCGGCGACCATCTCCCTAACGCTTGTCACGGGGACAAACAACACGGTCTCGGGAGGAATCTACGCCGATAGTGGGGGCAACCCGTCTAGCACCCAGCTTGTCGCCTTTAACACCGTCTCTGTCTCCAGTGGGGGCGTCAACTACCGCACCTTCACTCCGGTCAGTACGTTTCAGCTCACCCCCAACACGACCTACTGGGTGCGCTTCTTCAGCACCACCGCTGGAGCCGGAACCCAGTGGAACGCGGTTCCCAGCACCTTCCCCACCGCTACCGGGGACTACAACGGGCTGGTCACGCTTCTTGGCTACAAAAACAGCAACACCAGTGGGGCAAGCTGGGGGACGAGCACGCTGACCAATGGCATCACCATCACGCTCGTCACCCTGCCCGAACCCGGAACCTTTGCGCTCCTCGCACTGGGCTTGGTCGGCGGAGTCATCGCTCGCCGCCGCAAGTAAGCCTGCCTATGCCGCCTAATGGAATGGGGCGTCTGCAGTGGCGGGCGGCGGGTAGAGCGGATCGGCGAGCCCTGCCTGCAAAACCTTGTACAGACTTTGTACAGATTTCCTT from Armatimonas rosea includes:
- a CDS encoding PEP-CTERM sorting domain-containing protein, translating into MSFSRFSTARGTLVALTLLGLAALPQTARAQSLTTLFASNNGNNFGGGVFFDLNANKAVTISRLDLNVDTVNAGALVAVGATVNIEVWTRTGTVVGAETSSAGWTQIATGTGKAAATNSPTPITLTSLTSLLIGPGVTGVAIRNVDFSQQYTNGTGANETYSNADMTVTGRSATASTFLTAGTVRTPRVWNGTIAYTLGTAPEPGTLALVALGMVGGLVTRRRRK
- a CDS encoding choice-of-anchor R domain-containing protein, whose translation is MALLTKDLSMTLSRSLRPAARLRCLALLGLALLPHTAHAQTFISNDINQNLATSGSGNNLNDNQTKAYGFTTAALSNFQFTSATISLTLVTGTNNTVSGGIYADSGGNPSSTQLVAFNTVSVSSGGVNYRTFTPVSTFQLTPNTTYWVRFFSTTAGAGTQWNAVPSTFPTATGDYNGLVTLLGYKNSNTSGASWGTSTLTNGITITLVTLPEPGTFALLALGLVGGVIARRRK
- a CDS encoding PEP-CTERM sorting domain-containing protein, which codes for MSGGGGATAVTGGFGGGGTGTPGFGGGGGRSAIRLGSTELVTAGGGGGDTLGGGGGLATGGSGSGGGGGTQSAGGAAGGGTSTAGSQFQGGNGGSLGGGGGGYFGGGGGGLNRSGGGGSSFLNNLTASGASQAGANGTLSSVAPGGISDPDYVAGVGWGNAGSAGGDGRIVLIYTLAGTSAPEPGTLALLALGIVGGALAQRRRK